A single window of Drosophila suzukii chromosome 3, CBGP_Dsuzu_IsoJpt1.0, whole genome shotgun sequence DNA harbors:
- the LOC139352703 gene encoding uncharacterized protein has product MGAAYISVDVTALTSNLRPGCLGPRVFAIIREIAAAVLLALPLAGASANGALGTESERYSSHQAVTGGNPGSPRDLRLVQAMDSEKSSGHDETQALAVARAEEELLKKFQMMKQKVQRSPTGKEQATDAHPVSAPPKVTGPVFNFGNDEDEQTTPKRSREPTSPEEAIDGAHKRQRVQKSAAALTDELGKMLDEMIAKFTDTKSNNKKVVRHVTQATIDSLHAMKKLQSEISATLDEPRARGQTASATQQTTPSLVAPRQEGIERTHTGAGNPGRDPPRNPPWQQVIRKTKKPHETAASIGEGKDHVSRTEKRRNQRSDAILIKCSEGTYADMLKLVKTEPTLQGLKDGVQGIRRTANGSLLLKMQKPSDPATQKLHTAIKSAFSGKAEVAMLEDTVQVEIRDLDLMTTCEEVLQAVYAEEECDIPAGAAPRMRKAYGGTQTATVHLRPEHAQRILDKGKIRVGWVVCRIRQKVEPMRCYKCMGLGHMSARCPASEATAKNTQQSCFRCGKDGHKYKTCTQGKPKCIICTRSGKSGGEAEHSTLSSAAAQDLLAQTVIEQQAEVAILSEPYKDKHEGVWQRSSDGRAAIWSCGQPPGHLSQRASRTGYTRAKIKGITFYSCYIAPSAHISEFRTIMQEIADDARGRSPILIAGDFNAWSTTWGSASTTQRGTILLEAVASLNVCLLNEGNRPTFSKSGRESIIDLTFASPELARNCVWRVSDIYTHSDHALIITQTSPRLTAPISRQTTYKAHTLNTVSLLAHMEGVCVTGDANTCARNIAERMKEACDASMEKATKGGNGRRPVPWWNDEIGSARRDCLAARRRCQRSRGRGSQELRESTYRAKRKVLKNAIKASKARCFQELCEAADAEPFGSAYRMVMGKLNKQPTPTGHVQLGQIVSTLFPTQPPLTWQATGEGDTVLTSEAEVLAALTKTKVEKAPGPDGIPNAALHTLVANFPGIFTEMYNICLTQRTFPIGWKRQRLVLIPKPGKLNDDASSYRPLCMLNTTGKIFERIICTHLEKELDQLRALSDHQFGFRRKRSTIDAIQTVTQLAANAIEGERWLGGSKEYCLVCTLDVKNAFNSANWNLVLQALRRMGISNYLIELVADYFKDRVLTYSSDAGEHEYLVTGGVPQGSVLGPILWNVMYDGILRQVLPEGCTVVGFADDIALVTVAKTLDEITDRCSLSIDILMCWLTDNGLAVAEHKTEAVLISSRKTVEKATIRVGSSYRLRRTYRMPQPKHPDRLQPSQG; this is encoded by the exons GTTGCCTTGGTCCCCGAGTGTTCGCCATAATTCGCGAGATCGCGGCCGCGGTCCTACTTGCCTTGCcactagc CGGCGCCAGCGCAAACGGGGCTCTGGGGACCGAGTCGGAGCGGTATAGCTCCCATCAGGCAGTAACCGGGGGAAATCCCGGCTCACCGAGGGACCTCCGGCTAGTGCAGGCGATGGATAGTGAGAAATCGTCCGGACATGACGAGACCCAGGCTCTTGCAGTTGCCAGGGCAGAAGAAGAGCTGCTAAAGAAGTTTCAGATGATGAAACAGAAGGTGCAGCGGTCGCCAACGGGGAAGGAGCAGGCTACCGATGCCCACCCAGTGTCAGCGCCTCCCAAAGTGACCGGGCCTGTGTTCAACTTCGGCAATGACGAGGATGAACAAACCACCCCGAAGAGAAGTCGGGAACCAACCAGCCCTGAAGAGGCGATCGATGGAGCCCACAAGAGGCAGCGGGTGCAGAAAAGCGCCGCAGCTCTCACCGATGAGCTGGGCAAGATGCTCGATGAGATGATCGCGAAGTTCACGGACacaaaaagcaacaacaagaagGTAGTCCGCCATGTCACACAGGCCACGATTGACTCATTGCATGCAATGAAGAAGCTGCAAAGCGAGATCAGTGCGACGCTGGATGAACCCCGAGCCAGGGGTCAGACCGCCAGCGCAACCCAGCAAACAACACCATCGCTCGTTGCCCCACGACAAGAAGGCATAGAGCGAACGCATACTGGCGCGGGGAACCCAGGCAGGGACCCGCCAAGAAACCCGCCCTGGCAGCAGGTGATACGTAAAACCAAAAAGCCCCACGAGACTGCAGCGAGTATTGGGGAAGGCAAAGACCACGTGAGCCGCACCGAGAAGCGCAGGAATCAGCGCTCTGACGCTATCCTAATAAAATGCAGCGAAGGAACGTACGCAGACATGCTCAAGCTGGTCAAAACCGAGCCTACCCTTCAGGGGCTCAAGGATGGGGTGCAAGGCATACGCAGGACAGCCAATGGGAGTCTGCTACTCAAGATGCAGAAACCCTCAGACCCAGCCACGCAGAAACTGCATACTGCCATCAAGTCGGCCTTCAGCGGCAAAGCCGAAGTGGCTATGCTGGAAGACACGGTGCAAGTGGAAATCCGCGACCTAGACCTAATGACCACCTGCGAGGAGGTTCTACAGGCAGTCTACGCTGAGGAGGAGTGCGACATCCCGGCGGGCGCTGCACCTAGGATGCGGAAGGCGTATGGCGGAACCCAAACGGCGACGGTCCACCTCAGACCTGAGCATGCGCAGCGGATCCTCGACAAGGGGAAAATCAGGGTTGGATGGGTAGTCTGCCGCATAAGACAGAAAGTGGAGCCTATGCGATGCTACAAATGCATGGGATTAGGCCACATGTCAGCCAGATGTCCAGCGTCAGAGGCAACAGCCAAAAACACGCAGCAATCCTGCTTCAGATGTGGCAAGGATGGCCACAAGTATAAAACTTGTACCCAGGGCAAACCAAAATGCATCATCTGCACAAGAAGCGGAAAATCTGGAGGAGAGGCCGAACACTCGACCCTCAGCAGTGC AGCGGCGCAGGACCTGCTAGCACAGACGGTCATCGAGCAGCAGGCTGAGGTGGCAATACTCAGCGAGCCCTACAAGGACAAGCACGAAGGCGTATGGCAACGCAGTTCGGACGGCAGAGCAgcaatatggagctgcggGCAGCCCCCTGGACACCTATCGCAAAGGGCTTCCAGGACGGGATACACCAGAGCGAAGATCAAAGGCATCACATTCTACAGCTGCTACATAGCCCCGAGCGCACACATTAGTGAATTCAGAACAATAATGCAGGAGATCGCTGATGACGCACGCGGTAGGTCCCCTATTCTCATCGCAGGTGATTTCAACGCATGGTCCACAACATGGGGCAGCGCTAGTACGACGCAGCGGGGAACCATCCTCCTTGAGGCAGTGGCTTCGTTAAACGTATGCCTACTCAATGAAGGTAATAGACCAACCTTCAGCAAGTCAGGTCGGGAGTCAATCATCGACTTGACCTTCGCTAGCCCTGAACTGGCACGCAACTGTGTATGGAGGGTGTCAGACATATACACCCACAGCGACCACGCCCTGATCATCACCCAGACAAGCCCCAGACTGACCGCCCCAATTAGCCGCCAAACGACATACAAAGCGCATACCCTGAACACAGTGTCCCTCCTAGCACACATGGAAGGCGTCTGCGTTACAGGAGACGCTAACACATGCGCGAGGAACATAGCCGAGAGAATGAAGGAGGCGTGCGACGCATCTATGGAGAAGGCCACGAAAGGTGGTAACGGGCGAAGACCAGTACCATGGTGGAATGACGAAATAGGGAGCGCGAGGAGAGACTGCCTAGCGGCCCGGCGCAGGTGTCAGAGAAGCAGAGGACGCGGAAGCCAGGAGCTAAGGGAATCGACCTACAGAGCTAAGAGAAAGGTGCTGAAGAACGCGATTAAGGCTAGCAAGGCCAGATGCTTCCAAGAGCTGTGCGAAGCGGCGGATGCAGAGCCATTCGGGTCAGCATACAGGATGGTCATGGGTAAGCTCAACAAACAGCCGACCCCTACCGGACACGTACAGCTTGGCCAAATAGTGTCCACCCTGTTCCCCACCCAGCCGCCCCTTACCTGGCAAGCTACCGGGGAAGGCGATACTGTTCTCACCAGCGAAGCCGAAGTCCTGGCAGCGCTAACGAAAACCAAAGTCGAAAAAGCCCCTGGCCCCGACGGCATTCCCAATGCTGCACTGCACACATTGGTGGCAAACTTCCCTGGTATATTCACGGAGATGTACAACATCTGTCTCACCCAACGAACTTTCCCCATAGGTTGGAAGCGACAAAGGTTGGTGCTTATCCCAAAACCGGGCAAGTTGAACGACGACGCATCCTCGTACAGACCCCTATGTATGCTGAATACAACGGGGAAAATATTCGAGCGCATAATCTGCACCCACCTCGAAAAAGAACTCGACCAACTCAGAGCGTTATCGGACCACCAGTTTGGCTTCCGGAGAAAAAGAAGCACTATTGACGCGATCCAAACGGTCACCCAACTGGCTGCTAACGCAATCGAAGGAGAAAGGTGGCTAGGTGGCTCAAAAGAGTACTGCCTCGTCTGCACCCTGGACGTCAAAAATGCCTTCAACTCTGCCAACTGGAACCTTGTCCTGCAGGCACTTCGGCGCATGGGAATCTCGAACTATCTGATCGAGCTCGTAGCGGACTACTTCAAGGACAGAGTGCTCACATATTCCTCTGATGCCGGAGAGCACGAGTACCTGGTGACAGGAGGAGTACCTCAAGGCTCAGTCCTGGGCCCGATACTGTGGAACGTCATGTACGACGGGATCCTAAGGCAGGTACTACCCGAAGGATGCACAGTTGTGGGATTTGCGGACGACATAGCGCTGGTAACGGTAGCGAAAACCCTCGATGAGATCACGGATAGATGCAGCCTCTCGATAGACATCCTTATGTGCTGGCTCACAGACAACGGGTTAGCAGTCGCCGAGCACAAAACGGAGGCAGTGCTCATAAGCAGCAGGAAGACTGTGGAGAAGGCCACAATACGAGTCGGATCGAGTTATCGTTTAAGACGCACCTATCGTATGCCGCAGCCAAAGCATCCAGATCGACTGCAGCCATCTCAAGGATGA